Proteins from a single region of Erythrobacter sp.:
- a CDS encoding PilZ domain-containing protein, whose translation MPLDHDPYRLAAQEDRCSPRTRLTIPATLRASGGRAFQSVVHDLSISGFSAASINRMHEGQLCWLTLPGLESLQAEVVWWDNCIVGCAFSELLSPIVHDNILQRYSNVGVYRQVI comes from the coding sequence ATGCCCCTGGATCACGATCCCTATCGCCTGGCTGCGCAGGAAGATCGCTGCAGCCCGCGCACGCGCCTGACCATTCCGGCCACGCTTCGCGCATCGGGCGGACGCGCCTTCCAGAGCGTCGTCCACGATCTGTCGATCTCGGGCTTCTCGGCCGCTTCGATCAACCGCATGCACGAAGGCCAGCTGTGCTGGCTGACCCTGCCCGGCCTCGAATCGCTTCAGGCCGAGGTCGTGTGGTGGGACAACTGCATCGTCGGCTGCGCCTTCTCGGAGCTGCTGAGCCCGATCGTGCACGACAACATCCTGCAGCGTTACAGCAATGTCGGGGTCTATCGTCAGGTGATCTGA
- a CDS encoding serine hydrolase domain-containing protein, with the protein MNGIRHAVSGLVLAGLLAATGASAKEQGPAAPEVTLTQPPARDQSDLQVLFWSDAQRAERFRAMEQWFAGHEVPAAKVIRALPKGTPLSPALQAEITALMQATKTAGVMVLADGKVVHEEYALGMGPKDRWTSFSVAKSFTSTLLGAAVKDGFIASLDDPVTKYIPGLAGSAYEGVTVRQLATMTSGVKWNEDYTDPKSDVAQMNRFVVEYGADAIVAQMKALPREAEPGAKWVYKTGETNLIGVLVENAVGKPLAEYAKAKIVDPAGFESGLFWMVDPRGGNIGGCCLSITLSDYARMGQFALEGGKGAVPEGWFAAATDSAVDFGTSGFGYGYQWWTYPQGTYGAQGIFGQAITLFPDKQVVFAYIGNWKTASGGPERGQFLDLSRKVAAEAK; encoded by the coding sequence ATGAACGGGATCAGACACGCGGTTTCGGGGCTGGTGCTGGCAGGACTGCTGGCGGCCACCGGTGCCAGCGCAAAGGAGCAAGGCCCGGCCGCGCCCGAGGTGACGCTGACCCAGCCGCCGGCGCGCGACCAGTCCGACCTTCAGGTGCTGTTCTGGAGCGATGCCCAGCGCGCCGAACGTTTCCGCGCGATGGAGCAGTGGTTCGCCGGTCACGAAGTTCCCGCCGCCAAGGTCATCCGCGCGCTGCCCAAGGGTACGCCGCTGAGCCCCGCGCTTCAGGCCGAGATCACTGCGCTGATGCAGGCGACCAAGACCGCCGGTGTGATGGTGCTCGCCGATGGCAAGGTGGTGCACGAGGAATATGCCCTCGGCATGGGCCCGAAGGATCGCTGGACGAGCTTCTCGGTCGCCAAGAGCTTCACCTCGACCCTGCTCGGTGCGGCGGTAAAGGACGGGTTCATCGCCAGCCTCGATGATCCGGTGACGAAGTATATCCCGGGCCTTGCGGGCTCGGCCTACGAGGGCGTCACTGTGCGCCAGCTCGCCACCATGACGAGCGGCGTGAAGTGGAACGAGGATTACACCGATCCCAAGTCCGATGTGGCGCAGATGAACCGCTTCGTGGTCGAATATGGCGCCGATGCGATTGTCGCCCAGATGAAGGCGCTCCCGCGCGAGGCGGAACCGGGGGCGAAGTGGGTCTACAAGACCGGCGAGACCAACCTCATCGGCGTGCTGGTGGAAAATGCCGTGGGCAAGCCGCTGGCCGAATATGCCAAGGCCAAGATCGTCGATCCGGCGGGCTTTGAAAGCGGGCTGTTCTGGATGGTCGATCCGCGCGGCGGCAATATCGGCGGGTGCTGCCTGTCGATCACCCTGTCGGACTATGCACGGATGGGGCAATTCGCGCTCGAAGGCGGGAAGGGCGCGGTGCCGGAGGGCTGGTTTGCCGCAGCGACCGACAGCGCGGTGGACTTCGGCACAAGCGGCTTCGGTTATGGCTATCAGTGGTGGACCTACCCGCAGGGCACCTATGGCGCGCAGGGGATCTTCGGGCAGGCGATCACCCTGTTCCCCGACAAGCAGGTCGTGTTCGCCTATATCGGCAATTGGAAGACGGCGAGCGGCGGGCCGGAGCGGGGCCAGTTCCTCGATCTCAGCCGCAAGGTGGCAGCCGAAGCCAAGTGA